The following coding sequences are from one Ornithodoros turicata isolate Travis chromosome 1, ASM3712646v1, whole genome shotgun sequence window:
- the LOC135376090 gene encoding uncharacterized protein LOC135376090 isoform X1 gives MVSPVFQLSVCMDTPWIGHPSTVRWYKAWLEFCNLEADTSLISIRSKVLCSQHFAPVAYLRTGRLRWDAVPTLKRTLHGVGGSSAYANQSRLESSGPSTEERVQAVVACDDDSTGAIHLHQMSHPCHAEECGTEESQQQRDLSHQDHSYAQHAPALSTQSTVVSPLAAVVTPLPGTSSGVLRAVSSPQHLGGGSGWHPPKDCPSSSSLAAPAQPTKGKLDNLRKKVRQLQALCSAPVFIDT, from the exons ATGGTATCACCTGTTTTCCAGCTTTCAGTCTGTATGGACACTCCCTGGATAGgtcatccttccacagtgaggTG GTACAAGGCGTGGCTGGAGTTTTGCAACCTGGAGGCGGATACGAGTCTAATTTCCATTCGCTCTAAGGTCCTGTGCTCCCAGCACTTCGCACCAGTTGCTTATTTGCGCACAGGAAGGCTTCGGTGGGATGCAGTTCCTACATTGAAGCGCACACTGCATGGCGTTG GAGGAAGTAGTGCCTACGCCAATCAGAGCAGACTTGAAAGCAGTGGGCCTTCAACGGAGGAACGTGTGCAAGCTGTGGTAGCCTGCGATGACGACAGCACAGGAGCAATACACCTTCACCAGATGAGTCATCCTTGCCATGCTGAAG AGTGTGGTACTGAAGAAAGTCAGCAACAGCGTGATCTGTCTCATCAGGACCATAGCTACGCACAACACGCACCAGCCTTGTCAACACAGAGCACTGTTGTCTCCCCACTAGCTGCAGTTGTCACTCCTCTGCCAGGAACGTCGTCTGGTGTACTGCGTGCAGTCTCGTCACCTCAGCACTTAGGAG GTGGAAGTGGCTGGCATCCCCCCAAAGATTGCCCATCGTCCAGTAGTCTAGCAGCTCCAGCACAGCCAACAAAAGGCAAGCTGGATAACCTCCGCAAGAAAGTGCGCCAGTTGCAAGCCCTGTGTTCAGCACCTGTGTTcatagatacctag
- the LOC135376090 gene encoding uncharacterized protein LOC135376090 isoform X5, with the protein MDTPWIGHPSTVRYKAWLEFCNLEADTSLISIRSKVLCSQHFAPVAYLRTGRLRWDAVPTLKRTLHGVGGSSAYANQSRLESSGPSTEERVQAVVACDDDSTGAIHLHQMSHPCHAEECGTEESQQQRDLSHQDHSYAQHAPALSTQSTVVSPLAAVVTPLPGTSSGVLRAVSSPQHLGGGSGWHPPKDCPSSSSLAAPAQPTKGKLDNLRKKVRQLQALCSAPVFIDT; encoded by the exons ATGGACACTCCCTGGATAGgtcatccttccacagtgag GTACAAGGCGTGGCTGGAGTTTTGCAACCTGGAGGCGGATACGAGTCTAATTTCCATTCGCTCTAAGGTCCTGTGCTCCCAGCACTTCGCACCAGTTGCTTATTTGCGCACAGGAAGGCTTCGGTGGGATGCAGTTCCTACATTGAAGCGCACACTGCATGGCGTTG GAGGAAGTAGTGCCTACGCCAATCAGAGCAGACTTGAAAGCAGTGGGCCTTCAACGGAGGAACGTGTGCAAGCTGTGGTAGCCTGCGATGACGACAGCACAGGAGCAATACACCTTCACCAGATGAGTCATCCTTGCCATGCTGAAG AGTGTGGTACTGAAGAAAGTCAGCAACAGCGTGATCTGTCTCATCAGGACCATAGCTACGCACAACACGCACCAGCCTTGTCAACACAGAGCACTGTTGTCTCCCCACTAGCTGCAGTTGTCACTCCTCTGCCAGGAACGTCGTCTGGTGTACTGCGTGCAGTCTCGTCACCTCAGCACTTAGGAG GTGGAAGTGGCTGGCATCCCCCCAAAGATTGCCCATCGTCCAGTAGTCTAGCAGCTCCAGCACAGCCAACAAAAGGCAAGCTGGATAACCTCCGCAAGAAAGTGCGCCAGTTGCAAGCCCTGTGTTCAGCACCTGTGTTcatagatacctag
- the LOC135376090 gene encoding uncharacterized protein LOC135376090 isoform X3, with product MGGISFHRFPRDPLRYKAWLEFCNLEADTSLISIRSKVLCSQHFAPVAYLRTGRLRWDAVPTLKRTLHGVGGSSAYANQSRLESSGPSTEERVQAVVACDDDSTGAIHLHQMSHPCHAEECGTEESQQQRDLSHQDHSYAQHAPALSTQSTVVSPLAAVVTPLPGTSSGVLRAVSSPQHLGGGSGWHPPKDCPSSSSLAAPAQPTKGKLDNLRKKVRQLQALCSAPVFIDT from the exons ATGGGCGGTATAAGTTTCCACCGTTTTCCTCGGGACCCCTTGAG GTACAAGGCGTGGCTGGAGTTTTGCAACCTGGAGGCGGATACGAGTCTAATTTCCATTCGCTCTAAGGTCCTGTGCTCCCAGCACTTCGCACCAGTTGCTTATTTGCGCACAGGAAGGCTTCGGTGGGATGCAGTTCCTACATTGAAGCGCACACTGCATGGCGTTG GAGGAAGTAGTGCCTACGCCAATCAGAGCAGACTTGAAAGCAGTGGGCCTTCAACGGAGGAACGTGTGCAAGCTGTGGTAGCCTGCGATGACGACAGCACAGGAGCAATACACCTTCACCAGATGAGTCATCCTTGCCATGCTGAAG AGTGTGGTACTGAAGAAAGTCAGCAACAGCGTGATCTGTCTCATCAGGACCATAGCTACGCACAACACGCACCAGCCTTGTCAACACAGAGCACTGTTGTCTCCCCACTAGCTGCAGTTGTCACTCCTCTGCCAGGAACGTCGTCTGGTGTACTGCGTGCAGTCTCGTCACCTCAGCACTTAGGAG GTGGAAGTGGCTGGCATCCCCCCAAAGATTGCCCATCGTCCAGTAGTCTAGCAGCTCCAGCACAGCCAACAAAAGGCAAGCTGGATAACCTCCGCAAGAAAGTGCGCCAGTTGCAAGCCCTGTGTTCAGCACCTGTGTTcatagatacctag
- the LOC135376090 gene encoding uncharacterized protein LOC135376090 isoform X4 — protein MDTPWIGHPSTVRWYKAWLEFCNLEADTSLISIRSKVLCSQHFAPVAYLRTGRLRWDAVPTLKRTLHGVGGSSAYANQSRLESSGPSTEERVQAVVACDDDSTGAIHLHQMSHPCHAEECGTEESQQQRDLSHQDHSYAQHAPALSTQSTVVSPLAAVVTPLPGTSSGVLRAVSSPQHLGGGSGWHPPKDCPSSSSLAAPAQPTKGKLDNLRKKVRQLQALCSAPVFIDT, from the exons ATGGACACTCCCTGGATAGgtcatccttccacagtgaggTG GTACAAGGCGTGGCTGGAGTTTTGCAACCTGGAGGCGGATACGAGTCTAATTTCCATTCGCTCTAAGGTCCTGTGCTCCCAGCACTTCGCACCAGTTGCTTATTTGCGCACAGGAAGGCTTCGGTGGGATGCAGTTCCTACATTGAAGCGCACACTGCATGGCGTTG GAGGAAGTAGTGCCTACGCCAATCAGAGCAGACTTGAAAGCAGTGGGCCTTCAACGGAGGAACGTGTGCAAGCTGTGGTAGCCTGCGATGACGACAGCACAGGAGCAATACACCTTCACCAGATGAGTCATCCTTGCCATGCTGAAG AGTGTGGTACTGAAGAAAGTCAGCAACAGCGTGATCTGTCTCATCAGGACCATAGCTACGCACAACACGCACCAGCCTTGTCAACACAGAGCACTGTTGTCTCCCCACTAGCTGCAGTTGTCACTCCTCTGCCAGGAACGTCGTCTGGTGTACTGCGTGCAGTCTCGTCACCTCAGCACTTAGGAG GTGGAAGTGGCTGGCATCCCCCCAAAGATTGCCCATCGTCCAGTAGTCTAGCAGCTCCAGCACAGCCAACAAAAGGCAAGCTGGATAACCTCCGCAAGAAAGTGCGCCAGTTGCAAGCCCTGTGTTCAGCACCTGTGTTcatagatacctag
- the LOC135376090 gene encoding uncharacterized protein LOC135376090 isoform X2, with amino-acid sequence MVSPVFQLSVCMDTPWIGHPSTVRYKAWLEFCNLEADTSLISIRSKVLCSQHFAPVAYLRTGRLRWDAVPTLKRTLHGVGGSSAYANQSRLESSGPSTEERVQAVVACDDDSTGAIHLHQMSHPCHAEECGTEESQQQRDLSHQDHSYAQHAPALSTQSTVVSPLAAVVTPLPGTSSGVLRAVSSPQHLGGGSGWHPPKDCPSSSSLAAPAQPTKGKLDNLRKKVRQLQALCSAPVFIDT; translated from the exons ATGGTATCACCTGTTTTCCAGCTTTCAGTCTGTATGGACACTCCCTGGATAGgtcatccttccacagtgag GTACAAGGCGTGGCTGGAGTTTTGCAACCTGGAGGCGGATACGAGTCTAATTTCCATTCGCTCTAAGGTCCTGTGCTCCCAGCACTTCGCACCAGTTGCTTATTTGCGCACAGGAAGGCTTCGGTGGGATGCAGTTCCTACATTGAAGCGCACACTGCATGGCGTTG GAGGAAGTAGTGCCTACGCCAATCAGAGCAGACTTGAAAGCAGTGGGCCTTCAACGGAGGAACGTGTGCAAGCTGTGGTAGCCTGCGATGACGACAGCACAGGAGCAATACACCTTCACCAGATGAGTCATCCTTGCCATGCTGAAG AGTGTGGTACTGAAGAAAGTCAGCAACAGCGTGATCTGTCTCATCAGGACCATAGCTACGCACAACACGCACCAGCCTTGTCAACACAGAGCACTGTTGTCTCCCCACTAGCTGCAGTTGTCACTCCTCTGCCAGGAACGTCGTCTGGTGTACTGCGTGCAGTCTCGTCACCTCAGCACTTAGGAG GTGGAAGTGGCTGGCATCCCCCCAAAGATTGCCCATCGTCCAGTAGTCTAGCAGCTCCAGCACAGCCAACAAAAGGCAAGCTGGATAACCTCCGCAAGAAAGTGCGCCAGTTGCAAGCCCTGTGTTCAGCACCTGTGTTcatagatacctag